A single window of Pseudarthrobacter defluvii DNA harbors:
- the sufU gene encoding Fe-S cluster assembly sulfur transfer protein SufU: protein MSLDQLYQQIILDHSKARHGSGLAAVDAPHGSSTGQSHQLNPVCGDEVTLRLAVQDGKVAQVAWDGAGCSISMASASVLTDLAEGMTVAELHEVIDSFREVLRSRGKVHADPELLGDAAAFEGVARYAARVKCAMISWVAAEDALNQAA from the coding sequence ATGAGTCTTGACCAGCTGTACCAGCAGATCATCCTGGACCATTCCAAAGCCCGGCACGGCAGCGGGCTCGCCGCCGTCGACGCGCCCCACGGCAGCTCCACCGGTCAGTCACACCAGCTCAACCCGGTGTGCGGCGACGAGGTGACCCTCCGCCTTGCGGTGCAGGACGGCAAGGTGGCGCAGGTTGCCTGGGACGGGGCGGGCTGCTCCATCTCCATGGCCTCCGCGTCGGTCCTCACCGACCTCGCCGAGGGCATGACAGTGGCCGAACTGCACGAGGTCATCGACAGCTTCCGGGAGGTACTGCGCTCCCGGGGCAAGGTCCACGCCGACCCCGAACTGCTGGGCGACGCGGCGGCGTTCGAGGGAGTGGCCCGCTACGCCGCCAGGGTCAAGTGCGCCATGATCTCCTGGGTCGCCGCCGAGGACGCCCTCAACCAGGCGGCCTGA
- a CDS encoding SufS family cysteine desulfurase: MAVVSTPATLERAVPVMDNAEVLRIRNDFPVLNQLVNGQPLVYLDSGATSQNPVSVIEAEQEFYEQRNAAVHRGAHHLAVEATEVFEDARQTIADFIGADYAETIWTSNATEGLNLLSYSLSNAGLWAAQGRGDQRLKDLALNPGDEIVVTEMEHHANLIPWQELAFRTGATLRYIPIDDEGSLRMDQAAAVIGPRTKVLAFTHASNVLGVINPVKDLTALGRAAGALVVLDACQSAPHLPLDVKDLGVDFAVFSGHKMLAPTGIGVLYGRQELLDILPPFLTGGSMITTVTMDRAEYLPAPQRFEAGTQRISQAVAMAAAANYLTETGLDRIHRWEAELGQRMVAGLESIPGIRVLGPAAGKERIGLAAFDVEGVHAHDVGQFLDSRGIAVRVGHHCAQPLHRRLGLTATTRASAYLYNTTDDVDRFLEAVAGVRAYFRA, translated from the coding sequence TTGGCCGTAGTATCAACGCCAGCCACACTGGAACGTGCCGTACCTGTCATGGACAACGCCGAGGTGCTGCGCATCCGCAATGACTTCCCGGTCCTTAACCAACTGGTCAACGGACAACCGCTGGTCTACCTCGATTCCGGCGCCACATCCCAAAACCCCGTGAGCGTCATCGAAGCCGAGCAGGAATTCTACGAGCAGCGCAACGCCGCTGTTCACCGTGGGGCCCACCATCTTGCAGTGGAGGCCACGGAGGTCTTCGAAGACGCCAGGCAAACCATTGCCGACTTCATCGGCGCCGACTACGCGGAAACCATTTGGACATCCAACGCCACCGAAGGACTGAACCTCCTTTCCTATTCACTGTCCAACGCCGGCTTGTGGGCCGCCCAGGGGCGTGGTGACCAGCGGCTCAAGGACCTGGCCCTGAACCCGGGCGACGAGATTGTGGTGACCGAAATGGAGCACCACGCCAACCTCATTCCCTGGCAGGAACTGGCGTTCCGTACCGGGGCCACGCTCCGCTACATCCCCATCGACGATGAGGGCAGCCTCCGCATGGACCAGGCCGCGGCTGTCATCGGCCCGCGCACCAAGGTCCTGGCCTTCACCCACGCCTCCAACGTCCTGGGGGTCATCAATCCGGTGAAGGACCTGACAGCCCTCGGCCGTGCCGCAGGCGCCCTGGTGGTGCTGGACGCCTGCCAGTCCGCTCCGCACCTCCCGTTGGACGTCAAGGATCTCGGCGTTGACTTCGCGGTCTTTTCGGGCCACAAGATGCTGGCCCCCACCGGCATCGGGGTGCTCTACGGCCGGCAGGAGCTGCTGGACATCCTGCCGCCGTTCCTGACCGGTGGATCGATGATCACCACCGTCACCATGGATCGGGCCGAGTACCTTCCGGCGCCCCAGCGGTTCGAAGCCGGCACCCAGCGCATCTCCCAGGCAGTTGCCATGGCTGCAGCCGCGAACTACCTCACCGAAACCGGCCTCGACCGCATCCACCGGTGGGAGGCCGAACTGGGCCAGCGCATGGTGGCGGGGCTGGAGAGCATTCCTGGCATCAGGGTCCTGGGACCGGCGGCCGGGAAGGAACGGATCGGCCTTGCCGCGTTCGACGTCGAGGGTGTCCACGCCCATGACGTGGGGCAGTTCCTGGACTCCCGGGGGATTGCCGTCCGCGTGGGACACCACTGCGCCCAGCCCCTGCACCGCCGGCTTGGGCTGACCGCCACTACCCGGGCCAGCGCCTACCTCTACAACACCACCGACGACGTGGACCGCTTCCTCGAGGCCGTGGCCGGCGTCCGGGCCTACTTCCGCGCCTAG
- a CDS encoding helix-turn-helix domain-containing protein, giving the protein MTDAVTERLAGSMNIMRIHASSALAGVPFGVLTPYTGELTAEESVSPVAVLRSMWSYFEKLKAGKSGSVLLTVDDAHHLDDASAGVLADVISAGWATVVAAARPRPGLPQPLDQLWYDGLAERVDLRPLNRDQIEEVLAHALDGTVPGATVDAIWNATGGNPRILDAVLHDSAEAGVLVKRNGIWMLLGSLPSDGVRLASVVAKDHLRRGPEEQEALKLIALAGPVGRKVIEDISGAAVVRSLLDQQMIVEAPGIPAELSLWNGLFAGAIRNTVSVSRSLQLLEKVKAHQEPTLLQGEGRLRSVEWALECGVRVSDDEMLAAAREALLRFHNHSARTIAARIRQPALVPLAQAIQARALYNDGAYAEAASLLDECWLPLADDAQGPAVLLLRVSAHQAIGHPLAVVAEDIEKHVADGSGKSWQAELLHLLQLGAEVSVQALNDALERIRKGPPADVGGEPLRALAEGLLAHALASAGRPVQGLEAALFAASELPPLEGSLFFFPEFVLGRLVTDYLAMGEWESAEREINHYAAGHAPGAATFNGSLQLLQGYSLLRQGRMERAYQVLLPAVEALRLNDPLQLYRFSTALGFYAAARLGDAEQAKRLEQDHKDADAGWPPHDLLAQAYGAAAAEYLARDGKGLAALQTLMTTTDASARTGNLLEVLAMCWDLGDPSVVPMVQATATGVEGRWAEALLTLATAWENADGDTLMTTAVSLEEAGFVNLAREAYARASTVLEQAGERRRSRQAVAQREKCDHELGERFREGRFIAAAPTVRLTRREQDIVELAVQGLTDREIAQRLMVSVRTVEGHLYRTYVKLGVRSRDELESALPK; this is encoded by the coding sequence GTGACCGACGCCGTGACAGAGCGCCTTGCCGGCAGCATGAACATTATGCGGATCCACGCCAGCTCCGCCTTGGCAGGCGTTCCGTTCGGGGTCCTGACGCCCTATACGGGCGAGCTCACCGCTGAGGAGTCCGTGTCGCCCGTGGCGGTGCTCCGGTCCATGTGGTCATACTTTGAAAAATTGAAGGCCGGCAAGAGCGGATCCGTCCTGCTCACAGTTGACGATGCCCATCATCTGGATGACGCTTCCGCCGGCGTGCTGGCTGACGTGATCTCGGCCGGATGGGCCACAGTGGTTGCGGCGGCCCGGCCCCGCCCGGGCCTGCCGCAGCCGCTCGACCAGCTCTGGTACGACGGCCTTGCCGAACGTGTAGACCTGCGCCCCCTCAACCGTGACCAAATCGAAGAGGTCCTGGCGCACGCCCTTGACGGGACCGTCCCCGGTGCCACAGTGGATGCCATCTGGAATGCGACCGGCGGGAATCCCCGGATCCTTGATGCCGTGCTCCATGACTCCGCAGAAGCGGGCGTCCTGGTCAAGCGCAACGGAATCTGGATGCTCCTCGGCTCCCTGCCCAGTGACGGGGTACGGCTCGCATCTGTGGTTGCCAAAGACCACCTGCGGCGGGGGCCTGAGGAGCAGGAAGCCCTGAAGCTCATTGCCCTGGCCGGCCCGGTAGGCAGGAAAGTCATCGAAGACATCAGCGGCGCAGCAGTGGTCCGGTCACTGCTGGACCAGCAGATGATCGTCGAAGCACCTGGCATCCCGGCCGAGCTTTCCCTGTGGAACGGGCTCTTCGCCGGGGCCATCAGGAACACGGTTTCGGTCTCCCGCAGCCTGCAGCTGCTCGAGAAGGTCAAGGCGCACCAGGAGCCCACCCTGCTGCAGGGAGAGGGCAGGCTGCGGTCCGTGGAGTGGGCCCTTGAATGTGGGGTCAGGGTCAGCGATGACGAGATGCTTGCGGCGGCCAGGGAGGCCCTGCTTCGGTTCCACAACCACAGTGCACGCACCATCGCAGCACGGATCCGCCAACCCGCGCTGGTTCCCCTGGCCCAGGCGATCCAGGCGCGTGCGCTGTACAACGACGGCGCTTATGCGGAGGCCGCTTCCCTCCTTGATGAATGCTGGCTCCCGCTTGCCGACGACGCCCAGGGCCCCGCCGTGCTGCTGCTCAGGGTCTCGGCGCATCAGGCCATTGGCCACCCGCTGGCTGTGGTGGCCGAGGACATTGAAAAGCACGTAGCCGATGGCAGCGGGAAGAGCTGGCAGGCCGAACTCCTGCACCTCCTCCAGCTGGGAGCGGAGGTGAGCGTCCAGGCGCTGAACGACGCACTGGAGAGGATCCGTAAGGGGCCTCCCGCTGACGTCGGGGGAGAACCGCTGCGTGCGTTGGCTGAGGGCCTCCTGGCCCATGCCCTTGCTTCAGCGGGGCGGCCTGTCCAGGGGCTGGAGGCCGCCCTGTTCGCAGCCTCGGAGCTTCCACCGCTGGAAGGCAGCCTTTTTTTCTTTCCCGAGTTCGTGCTGGGAAGGCTCGTTACCGATTACCTGGCCATGGGCGAATGGGAGTCGGCAGAACGGGAAATCAACCACTACGCCGCCGGGCATGCCCCCGGCGCGGCCACCTTCAACGGCAGCCTGCAGCTGCTTCAGGGCTACTCGCTGCTGCGGCAGGGAAGGATGGAACGCGCCTACCAGGTCCTGCTGCCGGCAGTGGAAGCGCTGAGGCTTAACGACCCCCTGCAGTTGTACCGCTTTAGCACTGCCCTTGGGTTTTATGCAGCTGCCCGGCTTGGTGATGCAGAGCAGGCCAAACGCCTGGAACAGGACCACAAAGACGCCGACGCCGGCTGGCCCCCGCACGATCTCCTGGCCCAGGCCTACGGGGCAGCGGCCGCTGAATACCTGGCCCGCGACGGCAAAGGCCTGGCTGCCCTGCAGACATTGATGACCACCACGGATGCCTCCGCGCGGACCGGAAACCTTCTTGAAGTCCTGGCCATGTGCTGGGATCTGGGGGACCCCTCAGTGGTTCCCATGGTCCAGGCAACGGCCACGGGCGTGGAAGGCCGCTGGGCGGAAGCGCTGCTGACCCTGGCCACCGCATGGGAAAACGCCGATGGCGACACCCTCATGACGACGGCTGTCTCGCTGGAGGAGGCAGGCTTCGTCAATCTCGCCCGGGAAGCCTATGCCCGTGCCAGCACCGTACTTGAGCAGGCCGGGGAACGCCGCCGGTCCCGCCAGGCCGTTGCGCAGCGCGAGAAGTGCGACCACGAACTGGGGGAGCGGTTCCGGGAAGGCCGGTTCATCGCAGCAGCACCCACCGTCCGCCTCACCCGGCGGGAGCAGGACATCGTCGAACTGGCGGTGCAGGGCCTCACCGACCGGGAGATTGCGCAGCGGCTGATGGTTTCGGTCCGGACCGTGGAAGGCCACCTGTACCGAACCTACGTCAAGCTCGGGGTCCGCAGCCGCGATGAGCTGGAGTCGGCACTGCCAAAGTAG